Proteins co-encoded in one Salvia splendens isolate huo1 chromosome 4, SspV2, whole genome shotgun sequence genomic window:
- the LOC121800728 gene encoding uncharacterized protein LOC121800728, with the protein MILVLEIEPPYCLLWMAHFLSSGGYSSEAWSYILALNAFISNQKSPLFKLSIEHYADLQEIEFWVGLPLEIRYLASNLYQTKCKSNRTIVICHSEPGAWYPALYQTLPCPPTGYGQFKAVVGRTMFETTDRVNEEHAGRCNWMDYVWVPTDFHVATFTQSGVDPLKVRKIIQPVDSSFFDPLKVEPLSLDSVSRVVLGSQTFISKARAHFVFLSVFKWEHRKGWDVLLRAYLEEFGEEEDGVALCLLTNAYHTESDFDRKIVSYVKGLSLDDRLAPVYVIDGHIAQVNLPRLYKVADAFVLPSRGEGWGRPVVEAMAMELPVIATNWSGLTEYLTEQNSYPLPFDRMSEVQDGPFKGHLWVEPSVDQLRFLMRRVVSNSDEAKAKGVQARVDMKGRFSPEIVAEEVVTHLQEIVQNFG; encoded by the exons ATGATTCTTGTTTTAGAGAT CGAACCCCCTTATTGCCTGCTATGGATGGCCCATTTCCTCTCCAGCGGCGGATACAGCTCCGAAGCCTGGTCCTACATTCTCGCACTCAACGCCTTCATCAGCAATCAGAAATCCCCATTATTTAAATTGAGCATCGAGCATTATGCTGATCTTCAAGAAATAGAATTCTGGGTGGGTTTGCCCTTGGAAATCCGATATCTCGCATCCAATCTCTATCAAACCAAATGCAAATCGAATCGCACCATAGTAATTTGCCACAGCGAGCCTGGGGCTTGGTATCCGGCTCTCTACCAAACCCTACCCTGCCCACCCACGGGCTATGGTCAGTTTAAGGCTGTTGTGGGCAGGACTATGTTTGAGACT ACTGACAGGGTGAATGAGGAGCATGCTGGGAGGTGTAATTGGATGGATTATGTGTGGGTTCCTACTGATTTCCATGTTGCTACATTTACTCAAAGTGGGGTTGATCCATTGAAGGTGAGGAAGATCATCCAGCCAGTCGATTCTTCTTTCTTCGACCCGTTAAAGGTCGAGCCTTTGAGCTTGGATTCCGTGAGCCGGGTTGTGTTAGGATCACAAACGTTTATCTCAAAAGCCCGGG CCCATTTTGTTTTCTTGAGTGTGTTCAAATGGGAGCATAGAAAGGGGTGGGATGTTTTATTGAGGGCATATTTGGAGGAGtttggtgaagaagaagatggtgttGCTCTGTGTTTGCTGACAAATGCCTATCACACAGAGAGTGATTTTGATAGGAAGATTGTTAGTTATGTGAAGGGATTGAGTTTGGATGATAGATTGGCACCTGTTTATGTGATTGATGGCCACATAGCTCAGGTTAATCTGCCGAGGTTGTATAAGGTGGCTGATGCATTCGTGCTGCCATCTAGAGGTGAGGGGTGGGGCCGGCCAGTGGTGGAGGCGATGGCAATGGAATTGCCTGTGATTGCCACCAACTGGTCTGGCCTGACTGAGTACTTGACGGAGCAGAATAGCTATCCGTTGCCCTTTGATAGGATGAGTGAGGTCCAGGATGGACCCTTCAAGGGGCATTTGTGGGTGGAGCCATCCGTTGATCAGCTGCGATTCTTGATGAGGCGTGTTGTGAGCAACAGTGATGAGGCTAAGGCTAAAGGAGTGCAAGCTAGGGTCGACATGAAGGGGAGATTCTCCCCTGAGATTGTTGCAGAGGAAGTTGTGACTCATTTGCAGGAAATTGTCCAAAATTTTGGTTGA
- the LOC121798871 gene encoding exocyst complex component EXO70A1-like — protein MGIPTRRSGAGGGGGVVAVGADTLSDRAAQMREALLKSQSITDNMVSILGSFDHRLSALETAMRPTQLRTHAIRRAHENIDKTLKAAEVILSQFDLSRQAEAKILKGPHEDLESYLQAIEQLRNNVQFFSNNRSFKSSDGVLNHTNNLLAKAISKLEEEFKQLLLSYSKPVEPERLFECLPNSMRPSESPGHSTGKIPSSNSHHDHQNNTSENSAYTTPALIPPRILPLLHDLALQMVQAGNQQQLQKTYRDIRAVVLEESLRKLGVEKLSKDDVQKMQWEILEAKIGNWIHFMRIAVKLLFAGERKVCDQIFEGFDPLMDQCFAEVTAGSVAVLLSFGDAIAKSKRSPEKLFVLLDMYEIMRELHSEIEALFRGKACTEIRDSALGLTKRLAQTAQETFGDFEEAVEKDATKTAVADGTVHPLTSYVINYVKFLFDYQSTLKQLFQEFENKDDSNSQLAAVTMRIMQALQTNLDGKSKQYRDTSLTHLFLMNNIHYMVRSVRRSEAKDLLGDDWVQRHRRVVQQHANQYKRIAWAKILQCLSVQGLTSSGGGSSVGADGGNSSGVSRAIVKDRLKTFNVQFEELHQRQSQWTVPDTELRESLRLAVAEVLLPAYRSFIKRFGPLVENGKNPQKYIRYTPEDLEHMLGEFFEGKTLNEPKR, from the exons ATGGGGATTCCGACGAGAAGAAGCGGGGCAGGAGGCGGCGGAGGAGTTGTGGCAGTGGGAGCGGATACACTGAGTGACAGAGCAGCACAGATGAGGGAAGCTCTGCTGAAGAGTCAGTCCATCACAGATAATATGGTCTCTATTTTGGGATCTTTTGACCACCGCCTTTCCGCTCTCGAAACCGCCATGCGTCCAACTCAA CTTAGAACACATGCTATTCGGAGAGCTCATGAGAATATTGATAAAACCTTGAAGGCTGCTGAGGTCATCTTGTCACAGTTTGATCTTTCTCGCCAG GCTGAGGCTAAAATATTGAAGGGCCCACATGAGGACCTAGAAAGTTATCTTCAAGCAATTGAGCAGTTAAGGAACAATGTCCAGTTTTTCAGCAACAACAGAAGTTTTAAGAGTAGTGATGGAGTCCTCAACCACACAAATAATTTACTTGCCAAGGCTATATCAAAGCTAGAAGAGGAGTTCAAACAACTGTTATTGTCTTACAG CAAACCTGTTGAACCTGAAAGACTTTTTGAGTGCCTTCCCAATTCTATGCGACCATCAGAATCACCTGGACATTCTACTGGCAAGATTCCATCATCAAATAGCCACCACGATCATCAGAATAATACATCCGAAAATTCTGCATACACTACACCAGCTTTAATTCCACCTCGAATTTTACCTCTGTTGCATGATTTAGCATTGCAGATGGTACAAGCTGGGAATCAACAGCAGTTACAAAAAACATATAG GGATATCCGTGCTGTTGTTTTAGAAGAAAGCCTACGCAAACTGGGAGTGGAAAAGCTCAGCAAAGATGATGTGCAAAAGATGCAATGGGAAATTTTAGAAGCTAAGATTGGGAATTGGATACATTTTATGCGAATAGCT GTTAAGTTGCTGTTTGCTGGAGAGCGTAAAGTTTGCGATCAAATTTTTGAAGGATTTGATCCCCTCATGGATCAGTGCTTTGCTGAAGTTACTGCTGGGAGTGTTGCTGTACTACTTAGTTTTGGAGATGCAATTGCCAAAAGCAAGCGATCCCCTGAAAAGTTATTTGTTCTCTTAGATATGTATGAAATTATGAGAGAGCTTCACTCAGAG ATTGAAGCACTTTTTAGAGGCAAAGCTTGCACTGAAATCAGGGACTCTGCCTTAGGATTGACAAAAAGGCTTGCTCAAACAGCACAAGAGACCTTTGGCGACTTTGAAGAAGCAGTGGAAAAGGATGCTACTAAAACTGCTGTTGCTGATGGGACTGTCCACCCTCTGACAAGCTATGTCATAAACTATGTGAAGTTCTTGTTTGA CTACCAATCAACACTGAAGCAACTTTTCCAAGAATTTGAAAATAAAGATGACTCAAATTCTCAGCTTGCTGCTGTCACAATGCGAATCATGCAGGCTCTCCAAACCAATTTGGATGGGAAATCCAAGCAATATAGAGACACCTCTCTGACTCATTTGTTTCTGATGAACAACATCCATTATATGGTCAGATCTGTACGCAG GTCTGAAGCCAAAGATTTGTTAGGGGATGATTGGGTTCAGAGACATAGGAGAGTTGTCCAACAACATGCAAACCAATATAAGCGGATTGCATGGGCAAAG ATTCTGCAGTGTCTCTCTGTTCAAGGCCTGACATCATCAGGAGGTGGTAGTTCGGTTGGTGCCGATGGAGGAAATAGTAGTGGAGTCTCTAGAGCAATTGTCAAGGACAG ATTAAAGACATTCAACGTGCAATTTGAAGAGCTTCATCAAAGACAATCTCAATGGACAGTTCCAGACACTGAGCTTCGAGAATCTTTGAGGCTTGCTGTTGCTGAAGTGTTGCTTCCTGCTTACCGATCTTTCATTAAACGGTTTGG GCCTTTGGTTGAGAATGGTAAGAATCCCCAGAAATACATCAGATACACACCTGAGGATCTTGAACACATGCTGGGTGAATTTTTCGAGGGCAAAACCTTGAACGAACCTAAGCGTTAG